DNA sequence from the Malus domestica chromosome 11, GDT2T_hap1 genome:
CAacccggggtccaccacatcccgggcacACTCcaccgccgtagcacgatattgtccgctttgagccccgaccacaccctcacggttttgtttttgagaattcacacgagaacttcccagtgggtcacccatcatgggagtgctctcgtgCGCTACTCACTTAACTTCCGCGTTCCAATTaactccgaagccagtgagctctcaaaatgcctcgtgctaggtagggatgagaatatacatataaagatcACTCTCTTGAgcaatgtgggatcttacacttGATACGTAGGGGGGATTTTAAATTGATAAGAGTATTTATCACTGCAACTAAGGTTTGGAGAAAGACTCGTAAAATATTTGATTCATTCATCGTCGTGGCATAGAAGATAGCTGTATatattcacaatttattgaaagattGGGTATTCTTACATAACCACAGATATAAATAGATAATATGCAATGATAAATGTATTTCCAGTTTCAGCATGTTCCTCTCTCTACTCCCTGTGGCAGGAGATTATCAGAAAGTTACTTACCCATAGTGTTTGCATAAGCTCGATTATGTATGTGTGCCGGAACTGATTCATGTGCCACGTACGCACTAAGGCACCAGGGACCAGGTCGCTCGATCAGCTGCAAGGAGAAAGCTCGATATGATCGGCTAATGTTGAAAGAGTGTATGGAAAACTTGcaacatgaaagttgtaaatggATTACATGTCGGGTTTTTAGCTTGATGTTGTTTGAAACTGGAAGTACCTGGGTCTTCAGAAATCTATTTTTAGGAAAGGAATGTGGGATATTTTGGGCCAGTATCGTCCTTTTCCAGGTTGAAATCTCTCTTGTAGTAGAGGACACCGGTCGATCCGAAGTTTCCCAAGTGAAAGAGGCAAGCCTTCCTCTGGAATGGATGCGAGCTTTGGACAATCAAATAGTTGCAGCGTCTGAAGAGAGGTGAGGAATTGAATGCCATTGCCGAGTTTCTTCAGATATGGGAAGCCATCAATTATGAGTTCAGTGAGAGAATTGGGGAGCAGCATCTCCTCCTTCCCATCAGGTGGAAATGACAACACATCTGGATCTTCACTTTTGATCGACAAATATTTGAGAGACGTGAGTTTGTCCAACCCCCACTCCGATTCCCAGAGCTGCTTACAACTCTTGGCTCCATAAATTTCAAGTGATGTGAGGTTGGGAGGAAAGGAAGGCAAACCTTCCATGTAGCCAATCTCCAATACTTTAAGAGACGTGAGATTGCGAATGTCTTCCGGTGACACCTCCAATTTTCTGCATTCCCTAACAATAAAAGCTTGAAGATTGGTGAGGTGGCATAGGCCCTCCGGTAAGGATTTCAGATTTTGACACCTGGCAATGTTAATACATTCAAGACAATTATTAGTATTGTCGGGGAAGAACCGCTCTGATGTTATTAACTCTAGCCCTTCACATTCCTCTATCTCAAGGTGTTTAAGCGCCCTGTAAAGCTGGCCTCTCGGTGATAACGATGTCAGAGATGGACAAAGAGATATCCGCAAGTGCTCAAGAGAAACAGAAAAGGAAGATGAACAAGAAACAACGAGCTCATTCTCCTCCTCCACTAATGATTTCAAACTTCCACACCTCCATATCTCTATTCTTTTCAGATTTTGGGGAATCTGATATTTTGCAATATACATCAGAGAGTCACAATTCCTAATCTCCAAGACTTTAAGAGAAGGTGGCAGGCCAACATCTGGAAAAGAAACTAGACTTGAACATTGCCGTATGTGAAGCTCTTGAAGAGACGACAACTGACGCAACCCCTTCGGCAGCTTCGAAAGACTTCCACAATAGTTTATTTCCAGATATTCAAGCTTACAAGCTAATATTGGAACCTGCAGCAACCCCTCCAATTCTTTTCCGAGATCTTCAACAAGGGCAGAGTTGCGTTCAATAACCAAACGAACAAGAGAAATCAGTTGTGGGAAACATCCGTCctcatttttcaatgaagaCGTCAGCTCCTCACAACCACTAATGTTCAACTTCTTAATCTTGCCTAATGCTTTCGTAAGTCCCCTTGCTTGCAATCGCGgctccaaaatgtttgaaagACACAAGGTGTCTAAAAACTTAAAGTCAACCTCAGCGGTAGTATGCACTAGCGCTTTGCCACCATCGATGCTTAGTTCACTCGTGTGTTCATAATTGTCAATCTCAACCACCAATTCCTTGCATCTAGCAATCTCAAGCTTTGCTAACGAATTAAGTTTCTTCGGCAACTCACCCTCCAGTTTAGGGCACTCTTTGATTGAAAGCACTTTTAAGCTAGGGAAAACACCACTTCCCTTATCGTGATCGAAAGGCAGCCATTTCTCCCAATGCCCCATCTCCAAAAACTCAAGAATCTCTAATACTCGAAAAGGCAAGCTACCCTCTCCGTAGAATTCGGGACCAACGATTTCCACAGAAGTCATTCTCGTGATATGAAGTTCTTTAAGGCAAGGAAACTGTCCAACTGGTGGCAAGAGATGACAATTTCTACAATTGTATAAGCTTACACACACCATTTTAGAGAACAGAGGATCTCCAATCCACGATGAAAATTTCAATCCAGCATAACCCATAATAGTGAGCTCTTTGAGATTTTTAGGAGGTTGTAACATGTCAAGCACACCCAACTCCATTTCCCTCGATCTGCTCAAATTAGACCATTCCAGCTTCAATGAATCAAGCCCCTCCTTGTCTATTAACTTGGCCCCACTAGCATCCTTAGCATCAACCGCATTCTCCAATCTTGAGAGGTGCAATGTCCCTTGAAGATGTGATAGGGACCCTATCTCTCTTATCCCAGACTGATCACTACCTTTGCCTACCACAAAATATGACAAGGATTGCAGATTCGTCAATCGACCTAGATGCGGAGGCATTCCTTCCAATCCACGAAAACTGTTGAGATGCCGCAAACTAATTAGATTACTCATGTTTGCGGGCAAAGCCTTCAATTGAAAACAACCTTCTAATAACAATGTTTGCAGATTGCAAAGAGTGGTTGTTGATGGAGGCAAACTCGTTATGTCTGTGTAAGAAAGGTCCAGATACCGTAGATTCCACAATTTACCAATTGAATTGGGCAACTCAGTTATTCCATAACCATTCAAAGAAAGCACTCGTAAGATTCGCATTTCTGGCAATAGGTCAAATGTAACCCAACGAGTTAGATAATTCTTATCAAATTCTGAAGGCCGAAATGACAGGAATGTCCTCAAACGTTTAACTCTGGATATGGCCTCAAATTTTTTAACCCCATCCAAGTAACCACTGACATAAGACATATGACGAGCCATTGGATGCAAGTCAACATTTCCCTTGTCCTCCAATGAAAAGCATATTTCACCTGCAGCCCACCGTGCCAACTCACCAACAAGGTCATGCATTACATACTTATCATTGCTTTTGCTTGCCTTTTGAAATAATGACCTGGACAATAGCTCTTGAAAATAGTCACTGCCTACTTCTTCCAGCTGTTTCTTGTCCTCTACTCTTTGTTGAATCAAACCTTCTGCCATCCACAGAAGGATCAACTGCTTCTCCCTAAATTCATAGTCATTTGGAAGTAGAGAACAATAGGCAAAGCATCGTTTCAAACTCGAAGGGAGATGGTGATAGCTCAATTTTAATACTGGGAGAATGCCACTATTGTCTGATAGACTCCACATCTTGTTGTTTAAGATTGCCTCCCATTCTTCTACTTGTTTACAACGTAGAAGACCTCCAAGAGTCCTTGCAACCAATGGCAATCCGCGACATTTTGCAACAACTTTCTCCTTTATCAACTTAAAATTTTGCGGCCTTTTGGTAATGTCCAAGAGGGAATGCTGCTCAAAGACTTCCCAACATTGATCATCTGATATGCCACCCAATCGATAAATAGTGGACCCCATCATGTTTGCAACATTTGTATCACGTGTTGTCACAACTATCTTACTTCCTGGTGCTCCAACACGAAAAGGAGACTGCAATTTTATCCACAAATCATAGACACATGTGTCCCAAACATCGTCTAGAACAATTAGAAACTTTTTTCCTGCTAGCTCATTCCTCAAACTTTCTTGAACCTGGCTGAATTCCTTGAAATCCTTTGCAAGACCAGATGTGGCAGCCTCAAGAATTGCCTTTGTCACTCtttcaagattgaagtcatccGACACAGATACCCATACTTTTTGGTTAAACTCTTTCACCTCGTCATCATCATAAATATGTCTTGCAAGTGTTGTCTTTCCCACTCCAGGCATACCGACAATGGCAACTACATGAAAGTTAACAGCACGGAGTGCTTCTTTCAACAAGAAGTCAATAATGTTCGTCTTGTCTGTATCCCTTCCAATCATAGGTCCTTCTGGTAAATGGGAACTTGGTGGCATGTGCCATGCCTTAACAGATGGTGTCCCCTCATGTAAACCAAGTTGGTTTTTTTGTTCCAATATCTCATGTAACCGATCAGTAATCTTCTTTATTTCTGAGATCAAGTTACGGTTAAATTTAACATCAGAAAACAATCCCCATACCTTGCTTGTGGTAGCACcatgtttctcttttatttGGCGCTGCAACATCTCGGTTGAAAACCTGTCCAATATGTCTTCCACATTATAAGCCAAGTTTCTGAGATCATCCAACCACAATTTTACTGCTTGGCTCGTCAATTGCTTTTCCTCCGCGTCATTCAGCACCGCTCGAATAGTAGACAACATTGAATTCCATTTCTCCAGCTCTTTGCCAACGCCAAGTAGGCGTCTAAAGTAGCTTAGTGTCTCACGAGATGCTAACCTTTCAAGTAACACTTGAAGTAAACCAGAGATAAAGACCTCTCCCAGTGACATGGCTTATAAGAACTTCTTCAAGATAATGTATATTAGCAGCTTCTTCAGGAGAAAGCAAGGTATCAAGATTGAAAGAGTGAAGTGAAGCAACCAATCCAAGAACAAGTAAGCAAATGTCACGAGGAAGCTTGTGCAATGTCGACCGTCGAACTGCAAAAAGTGAAACTGGTTAAGAAAAAGTTACAAAAATAAGCTTAGAGATATGTCCTGAGCACAGTAAATGAATTGCCTCGGGATTGTTTGAGTCAGATGTGCTTTTGTTTTTGCACGTAAATTTGTAACACTTTCTTCTACCAAAAATAAGAGCGAGCTATACCAATTACCAACTTCCATTGAAAAGCCTGTTAGGATTGGGGGACACCCATATTTTTAAACGCACTTTGTAAAGCCTGTTAGGATTTTACTTGTTGGTATGAGAGTCCTATTTTGTTTAGGAATgtattagaattttttagagaagacaaaaaaataaaaattaaaaaaaaataaatggttaGATCGATGAAAAAAGTTACTTAATGTCTCTACAAATGAGTGTCAAATGTGTTTGAAAAAACAGATGTCCCCGATCCtaattctatatatatatatagagtcacacacacacacacacacacacacacacacatatatatatatatatatatatatatatatatatatatatatatatatataatttcatgacAAGCACAAGGAAACAAATCCCATAGGCGTTTGGAAATAATTTCATGACAAGCACCAAATCCCATAGGCATTTGGATcaagtttcattttatttaatttttgttctttttatgAAAGGTTGTATCAATTCCCCCAAAAACGTATAGATCGTATCAACTATCAAATTCCCAATGGATTTAGGACCAAATAATCCAGCACAGAGAGTAAACAGAGAAaggcaaataaaaaaaaggacaaaataCTGATATAGATTCATATTAAGGACATGTATATTTGGATGAGGAGTAAAAGGACAATACCTTTAAAGGAAAATTCACACGAGACTTGTTCTTCTTGAAGATGGAGAAACGCATGCTCTGCTGCAGTAGAGTGATGTCTTATTAAAGAGAGCTTAAAGAATGTTTAAAGACAGTTTGGACATTGGGCATACAAGAATAGGGGTTGTTTATTTCAATATAGGAGGAGGGCATATTATGGATTGTGACTGCTTCTAAAAGAGTTAAAAAGCGTTTTGggactataaaaaaaaacttcaatgaCAAGCCTTTGGCTACTTTTGGAAGAAAAGTTAAAACGTGTTTCTGAGTCATAGATGTGTTTTTTTAGAGAAACACATAATAAATGCTTTTTCAAGAAGCATTTCTAAATACTTTTTCAATAAACACttgtattttttatatatataaattcaaCGTTAAAGTCTCTAATAAACGCACTTCTAGCAAAAGGTGTTTATAAGTGATTGCTATACAACCAATTCCAACTTCTTTATGTTGTTGAAACCCCCATTCAAGTGCTTCCTATATTCAAGCGTATTTccaatttttgtcaaacaaaatgcTTTTACTCGTATAATAACTAATAAGCACTAATCATGCCAAAAGCACTTCCAATAAGACCGTAAAAGCGATTGAAACAAGACCTTTCATTATCATATAGGTCAATCGATTTTTGGATATTTTTCAGCTTTAGAAAAAGAAATGCAACTCATAGCCTAAATATTTTCCATGCAAATTTGAATAAGCAAGAATTCATCCATATTATTTGAAATTGTACATGATATAAAATGAAATAGATTACCCATGGCAAAAAAGCACTTACATGGAATGGAAGTATGAAAGTAGAGAGATGAGAGAAGGCTCGCTAACAAATCCAGACTGAAATTGAAGGAATAATAACGTGCACTTTCGTCTTTTGCTTTATATCATAACAATTTCTAGTTCCTTTATTTGCAGCCTACATAATCCCTTTCCACAACACTTGAAGTAATCCAGAAATAAAGACCTCTCACAGTGACATAGCTTATGAAAGCAACTTCTTCAGGAGAGTGTATATTAACAGCTTCTTGAGGAGAAAGAAGGTATCAAGATTGAAAGAGTGAAGCGAAGCAACCAATATCAACAGTCAAACTGTAAAAAACTGAAACTCGTTAAGAAAAAAAGTTAAGAGAAATTCTAGTTTTCTCATTTCACTAAATTTTCTCAAAGCTTTTAGTATTTACTGAATAGAACATCATGGTTTCTTTCCTAGTGACAAGCTCAAAGACATGTCTTGAGCATGGTTTGTGGGATTATAATTACATGATGGAAATGCAAATTTCCTGACATGCACAAAGAAATAAATCCCATAAGGGTTCGGGCTAAgctgtaattttatttattttttctctttttatgaAAGATGTATCAATTCTCTCAAAAAAGTATAAGATTGTGTCAATTCTCAATTTCTCAATGGATATAGGGTTTAGCATCATGAATACAAATGGACCAAACAATCAAGCAC
Encoded proteins:
- the LOC103429854 gene encoding putative disease resistance RPP13-like protein 1 → MSLGEVFISGLLQVLLERLASRETLSYFRRLLGVGKELEKWNSMLSTIRAVLNDAEEKQLTSQAVKLWLDDLRNLAYNVEDILDRFSTEMLQRQIKEKHGATTSKVWGLFSDVKFNRNLISEIKKITDRLHEILEQKNQLGLHEGTPSVKAWHMPPSSHLPEGPMIGRDTDKTNIIDFLLKEALRAVNFHVVAIVGMPGVGKTTLARHIYDDDEVKEFNQKVWVSVSDDFNLERVTKAILEAATSGLAKDFKEFSQVQESLRNELAGKKFLIVLDDVWDTCVYDLWIKLQSPFRVGAPGSKIVVTTRDTNVANMMGSTIYRLGGISDDQCWEVFEQHSLLDITKRPQNFKLIKEKVVAKCRGLPLVARTLGGLLRCKQVEEWEAILNNKMWSLSDNSGILPVLKLSYHHLPSSLKRCFAYCSLLPNDYEFREKQLILLWMAEGLIQQRVEDKKQLEEVGSDYFQELLSRSLFQKASKSNDKYVMHDLVGELARWAAGEICFSLEDKGNVDLHPMARHMSYVSGYLDGVKKFEAISRVKRLRTFLSFRPSEFDKNYLTRWVTFDLLPEMRILRVLSLNGYGITELPNSIGKLWNLRYLDLSYTDITSLPPSTTTLCNLQTLLLEGCFQLKALPANMSNLISLRHLNSFRGLEGMPPHLGRLTNLQSLSYFVVGKGSDQSGIREIGSLSHLQGTLHLSRLENAVDAKDASGAKLIDKEGLDSLKLEWSNLSRSREMELGVLDMLQPPKNLKELTIMGYAGLKFSSWIGDPLFSKMVCVSLYNCRNCHLLPPVGQFPCLKELHITRMTSVEIVGPEFYGEGSLPFRVLEILEFLEMGHWEKWLPFDHDKGSGVFPSLKVLSIKECPKLEGELPKKLNSLAKLEIARCKELVVEIDNYEHTSELSIDGGKALVHTTAEVDFKFLDTLCLSNILEPRLQARGLTKALGKIKKLNISGCEELTSSLKNEDGCFPQLISLVRLVIERNSALVEDLGKELEGLLQVPILACKLEYLEINYCGSLSKLPKGLRQLSSLQELHIRQCSSLVSFPDVGLPPSLKVLEIRNCDSLMYIAKYQIPQNLKRIEIWRCGSLKSLVEEENELVVSCSSSFSVSLEHLRISLCPSLTSLSPRGQLYRALKHLEIEECEGLELITSERFFPDNTNNCLECINIARCQNLKSLPEGLCHLTNLQAFIVRECRKLEVSPEDIRNLTSLKVLEIGYMEGLPSFPPNLTSLEIYGAKSCKQLWESEWGLDKLTSLKYLSIKSEDPDVLSFPPDGKEEMLLPNSLTELIIDGFPYLKKLGNGIQFLTSLQTLQLFDCPKLASIPEEGLPLSLGKLRIDRCPLLQERFQPGKGRYWPKISHIPFLKIDF